The following proteins come from a genomic window of Corallococcus sp. NCRR:
- a CDS encoding acyl-CoA dehydrogenase family protein, whose product MVAATEPASRPQDVLAGGTFLFQEVGSTRILTPEGFSEEQRLFFKTALQFCREQVLPQATRIEGKDNALLRDLLRRAGDLGLLSVDIAETYGGTGLDKTTSLLLAEAMSLLGSWSVTSSAHTGIGSLPIVWFGNEAQKAKYLPKLATGEWVAAYALTEQGSGSDARGAKTKAVKSQDGKHYVLNGSKLYITNAAFADVFVVFAQVDGDKFTGFIVEKDTPGLTVGPEEHKMGIRGSSTCPLYFEDAQVPVENLLGELGKGHRIAFNILNYGRLKLGAGVIGSMKLQLQSALKFAQERKQFKAPIATFPLIREKLARMATLVYAVESMTYRTAGLVDGRLASKERSDADYDAHVIAAMEEFATEASIMKVFGSEALGFLVDDAVQVHGGAGYIEEYPVERAYRDARINRIFEGTNEINRMLITGMLLKRAVKGDLPLFAQARSVAEELGRGERPRAGRQDALAHEEIAAECAKHLAIHGMRLAAESFGTELDKHQEVMAALADVVMDAYALDSMVTRTRQAATGGVLDPARVALVRLYAMESTARVFERTRRALCATLKGDALTLELKRLSALDAFTPYDPAELRETIVTGLEEAGGYPYNPL is encoded by the coding sequence CAGGCCACGCGCATCGAGGGCAAGGACAACGCGCTCCTGCGCGACCTCCTGCGCCGCGCGGGCGACCTGGGCCTCTTGAGCGTGGACATCGCGGAGACCTACGGCGGCACGGGCCTGGACAAGACGACGTCGCTCCTGCTCGCGGAGGCCATGAGCCTCTTGGGCTCCTGGTCGGTGACGTCCAGCGCGCACACCGGCATCGGGTCGCTGCCCATCGTGTGGTTCGGCAACGAGGCGCAGAAGGCGAAGTACCTGCCCAAGCTGGCCACGGGCGAGTGGGTGGCGGCGTACGCGCTGACGGAGCAGGGCAGCGGCAGCGACGCGCGCGGGGCGAAGACGAAGGCGGTGAAGTCCCAGGACGGCAAGCACTACGTCCTCAACGGCTCCAAGCTCTACATCACCAACGCGGCCTTCGCGGACGTGTTCGTCGTCTTCGCGCAGGTGGACGGCGACAAGTTCACCGGCTTCATCGTGGAGAAGGACACCCCGGGCCTCACCGTGGGCCCGGAGGAGCACAAGATGGGCATCCGCGGCTCGTCCACGTGCCCGCTCTACTTCGAGGACGCGCAGGTTCCCGTGGAGAACCTGCTGGGCGAGCTGGGCAAGGGCCACCGCATCGCCTTCAACATCCTCAACTACGGCCGCCTGAAGCTGGGCGCGGGCGTCATCGGGAGCATGAAGCTCCAACTGCAGAGCGCGCTGAAGTTCGCGCAGGAGCGCAAGCAGTTCAAGGCGCCCATCGCCACGTTCCCGCTCATCCGCGAGAAGCTCGCGCGCATGGCCACGCTCGTCTACGCGGTGGAGAGCATGACGTACCGCACGGCGGGCCTGGTGGACGGGCGGCTTGCGTCCAAGGAGCGCTCGGACGCGGACTACGACGCGCACGTCATCGCCGCGATGGAGGAGTTCGCCACCGAGGCCTCCATCATGAAGGTCTTCGGCTCGGAGGCCCTCGGCTTCTTGGTGGACGACGCGGTGCAGGTGCACGGCGGCGCCGGCTACATCGAGGAGTACCCGGTGGAGCGCGCCTACCGCGACGCGCGCATCAACCGCATCTTCGAGGGCACCAACGAAATCAACCGCATGCTGATCACCGGCATGCTGCTCAAGCGCGCCGTGAAGGGCGACCTGCCGCTGTTCGCGCAGGCGCGCTCCGTGGCGGAGGAGCTGGGCCGCGGCGAGCGTCCCCGCGCGGGCCGCCAGGACGCGCTGGCCCACGAGGAGATCGCCGCGGAGTGCGCCAAGCACTTGGCCATCCACGGCATGCGCCTGGCCGCGGAGAGCTTCGGCACGGAGCTGGACAAGCACCAGGAGGTCATGGCCGCGCTGGCGGACGTGGTGATGGACGCGTACGCGCTGGACTCCATGGTGACGCGCACCCGTCAGGCCGCCACCGGCGGCGTGCTGGACCCGGCGCGCGTGGCGCTGGTGCGGCTGTACGCGATGGAGTCCACCGCCCGCGTCTTCGAGCGCACCCGCCGCGCGCTCTGCGCCACCCTCAAGGGGGACGCGCTCACGCTGGAGTTGAAGCGCCTGTCCGCGCTGGACGCCTTCACGCCGTACGACCCGGCGGAGCTGCGCGAGACCATCGTCACGGGCCTGGAAGAGGCCGGCGGCTACCCGTACAACCCGCTGTAA